A stretch of the Candidatus Saccharimonadales bacterium genome encodes the following:
- the murE gene encoding UDP-N-acetylmuramyl-tripeptide synthetase — translation MNARSLIKKFIPSGLFPAIEPYGHLAEAAVLNTLNGFPARGIKVIGVTGTNGKTSTSYMIHRMLHEAGYKVGLMTTVAYGVGNDIHPQIHHMTNVGVPELMKRLKWMKSQGVEWLVLETTSHALAQNRVWGVPYSVAVMTNVTHEHLDYHKTFERYRDAKIKLFKLAAANKHGLRLGVVNAEDPSAKKFMTAVPHAISYGVGKGSLSAANVRATPQGSSFTATFDGSQDPGAHDVVFGGGVAKKDQAPRKLQLTVNIPGSFNISNALAAASTGIAIGLTDTQIEQGIAALSGVEGRMTNINEGQDYSVIVDFAHTPDSFEKLFKDLKPIVKGRLIVMFGSAGRRDEAKRAVQGKLAGTYADAVVITEEDDRDIDGKAIMAQIAKGAEKAGKVRGINLFLVHDRTEAIAFTMSLAHKDDTVLLLGKGHEKTIERANGENPWDEIGAAHDAIKAQSAKKPHKTTRK, via the coding sequence ATGAACGCACGCAGCCTCATAAAAAAATTTATTCCAAGCGGGCTGTTTCCGGCGATTGAGCCGTACGGCCATTTGGCAGAAGCAGCAGTGCTCAATACACTGAACGGCTTTCCGGCACGAGGCATCAAGGTAATCGGCGTGACCGGCACCAACGGCAAGACATCGACGAGTTACATGATCCACCGCATGCTGCACGAGGCAGGCTATAAAGTCGGGTTGATGACAACGGTGGCATACGGTGTCGGAAATGACATTCACCCGCAGATCCACCACATGACCAATGTCGGCGTGCCTGAGCTCATGAAGCGGCTGAAGTGGATGAAGTCTCAGGGAGTCGAATGGCTGGTACTCGAGACGACAAGCCACGCGCTGGCTCAAAACCGAGTGTGGGGCGTGCCGTATTCCGTGGCGGTGATGACCAACGTAACGCACGAGCATCTGGACTACCACAAGACGTTTGAGCGGTACCGCGATGCCAAAATAAAGTTGTTCAAGCTTGCTGCCGCCAACAAACATGGTTTACGGCTCGGCGTCGTCAACGCCGAAGATCCGTCAGCTAAGAAATTTATGACTGCCGTGCCGCATGCCATCAGCTACGGCGTCGGCAAGGGAAGTCTGAGTGCGGCCAATGTCCGCGCGACGCCGCAGGGAAGCTCCTTTACCGCAACCTTTGATGGTTCGCAGGATCCTGGCGCCCACGACGTTGTGTTCGGAGGCGGCGTGGCCAAAAAAGACCAAGCACCGCGAAAACTACAGCTGACTGTCAATATTCCCGGATCATTTAATATATCCAATGCGCTCGCCGCCGCGAGTACGGGAATAGCGATCGGCTTGACTGATACGCAGATCGAACAGGGCATCGCTGCACTTAGCGGCGTCGAAGGCCGCATGACCAACATTAATGAAGGCCAAGATTATAGCGTCATCGTCGACTTCGCACACACGCCGGATAGCTTCGAAAAGTTATTCAAAGATTTGAAACCGATTGTCAAAGGCCGGCTGATCGTCATGTTTGGCTCGGCGGGACGCCGGGATGAAGCCAAGCGGGCAGTGCAGGGCAAGCTGGCCGGCACCTATGCTGACGCCGTCGTAATTACCGAAGAAGACGACCGCGATATCGACGGAAAGGCCATCATGGCTCAAATTGCCAAAGGGGCCGAAAAAGCCGGCAAAGTCCGCGGCATCAATTTGTTTCTCGTACACGACAGGACGGAAGCGATAGCTTTTACCATGAGCCTAGCACACAAAGATGATACCGTATTGCTGCTGGGCAAAGGCCATGAAAAAACCATAGAGCGCGCCAATGGTGAAAATCCCTGGGACGAGATCGGCGCGGCGCATGACGCTATCAAGGCGCAGTCCGCCAAGAAGCCTCATAAGACAACGCGAAAATAG
- a CDS encoding arginine deiminase-related protein, which produces MYHKINQTVLMSGADYFSVEELNPYSDKTNQPNVAGAVHEHAAIQDALRQAGVAVTKISAPAGCQDGVYTANWALCRGDTAIMSSLPNMRQAEEPFAEAALRAAGKKIIKAPYRFSGQGDALPCGKYLFAGSNYRTDPRMHQFVADTLGYEVISLQTIPELDNEGTPVINAVTGWPDSFFYDIDLAISILREDLIAWCPAAFLPDSQEKIRALPIEKIEVSLEEATQGFACNLLSTGETVVMSDTAPQLQAAIEAHGLRTITPHIQELVKGGGFIRCTTLTLDTV; this is translated from the coding sequence ATGTATCATAAAATAAACCAAACCGTCCTCATGTCCGGCGCTGACTACTTCAGCGTCGAAGAGTTAAACCCCTATTCCGACAAAACAAACCAGCCAAATGTGGCCGGTGCGGTGCATGAGCACGCTGCTATCCAGGACGCCTTGAGGCAAGCTGGTGTCGCCGTTACCAAAATTAGCGCCCCGGCGGGCTGTCAGGACGGCGTCTATACTGCCAACTGGGCATTGTGCCGCGGCGACACGGCAATTATGTCGTCGCTGCCAAACATGCGCCAGGCCGAAGAACCGTTTGCCGAAGCGGCGCTACGCGCAGCTGGCAAAAAAATTATCAAAGCGCCGTACCGCTTTAGTGGCCAGGGTGACGCCCTGCCTTGTGGCAAGTACCTGTTCGCCGGATCGAACTACCGGACAGATCCACGGATGCATCAGTTCGTCGCGGACACGCTTGGCTATGAAGTCATATCGCTCCAGACCATACCAGAACTCGACAATGAGGGCACGCCGGTCATCAATGCCGTCACGGGCTGGCCGGATAGTTTCTTCTATGACATCGACCTGGCTATATCAATACTCCGGGAAGATCTTATCGCGTGGTGCCCCGCCGCTTTTCTGCCAGACAGCCAAGAGAAGATCCGGGCTCTACCAATTGAAAAGATCGAGGTATCACTCGAGGAAGCAACCCAGGGTTTTGCCTGCAATCTGTTGTCAACTGGCGAAACAGTCGTCATGAGCGACACAGCTCCGCAGCTCCAGGCAGCCATAGAAGCGCATGGCCTGCGCACTATCACGCCACATATCCAGGAACTTGTTAAAGGTGGTGGCTTTATCCGTTGTACGACGCTGACGCTTGATACGGTCTAG
- a CDS encoding co-chaperone GroES — protein sequence MTANSVNSVNIQPLADYVVAQAEEAASKTASGLYLPDNAKEKPKTAKVIAVGPGKIGDDNERIPMTVKVGDRIIYKSYSTTDVKVGNEEYMLVKEEDILATVK from the coding sequence ATGACTGCAAACAGTGTTAATAGTGTAAACATACAGCCATTGGCCGACTATGTTGTCGCCCAGGCTGAGGAAGCTGCCAGCAAAACAGCCAGCGGATTATATCTACCAGACAACGCCAAGGAGAAGCCAAAAACTGCCAAAGTTATTGCCGTCGGACCCGGTAAAATCGGTGATGACAACGAGCGGATTCCAATGACTGTCAAAGTCGGCGACCGCATCATTTATAAAAGTTACAGCACGACGGACGTCAAAGTCGGCAATGAAGAGTACATGCTCGTCAAAGAAGAAGATATTCTGGCTACGGTCAAATAA
- the groL gene encoding chaperonin GroEL (60 kDa chaperone family; promotes refolding of misfolded polypeptides especially under stressful conditions; forms two stacked rings of heptamers to form a barrel-shaped 14mer; ends can be capped by GroES; misfolded proteins enter the barrel where they are refolded when GroES binds): MAKKVFYDDDARRRVLAGAQILYDAVKTTMGPKGRNVVISKGYGSPTVTHDGVTVAKGVEIADVDDETLGYKVGAELIKQAASKMNDVAGDGTTTVTVLTYHILNEANKLIAAGHNPMLLRRGLEDAATQVITELEGLAEDIKGKKSRVAEVATISAGDAAIGELIADVMDAVGRDGVVTVEEGQGLLLEKEIVEGFTFDRGFVSPYMVTDTARMEAVYDKPAIVITDKKISNVQEFLPLLEKLAQAGKKDLVLIAEDVEGEALGTLVLNRLKGVFNTVAIKAPSFGDRRKDVLNDIAILTGATVISEDQGYTFENAELDMVGTARRVIVAKDETTIIEGGGTVTELDARIKQINAQADAASSEYDKENLEKRRAALSGKVAVIKVGGATETEIEEKKFRVDDAVHAVKAALAEGIVSGGGVTLINVSSKLDKVELSNKGIASGDLSYSAGFYLLKNALEQPFRILMTNSGLNADEWLPQVRKAKAGQGVNVNDPSKLVDLKAAGIIDPARVTKEAVQNAVSIAGTAMTMGALVVDVPEKSAGGAGGGLDAMGGMGGMM, encoded by the coding sequence ATGGCTAAAAAAGTATTCTACGATGACGATGCACGCAGGCGCGTGCTGGCTGGTGCGCAAATTTTGTATGATGCAGTCAAGACAACTATGGGGCCAAAAGGCCGCAATGTTGTTATCAGCAAAGGCTACGGCAGCCCGACCGTTACGCACGATGGTGTGACGGTTGCCAAGGGTGTCGAGATCGCTGATGTCGATGACGAGACACTAGGGTACAAAGTTGGTGCTGAGCTGATCAAGCAGGCCGCCAGCAAAATGAATGATGTTGCCGGTGACGGTACGACGACGGTGACGGTACTGACGTACCATATATTGAATGAAGCCAACAAGCTGATTGCCGCCGGCCATAATCCAATGCTGCTGCGCCGCGGCCTGGAAGACGCAGCGACGCAGGTAATTACCGAGCTTGAAGGTCTGGCTGAAGACATCAAGGGCAAAAAGAGCCGCGTGGCCGAAGTCGCCACTATTTCTGCCGGAGACGCAGCTATCGGTGAGTTGATTGCCGATGTTATGGATGCTGTGGGCCGTGACGGTGTCGTAACGGTCGAAGAAGGCCAGGGACTGCTGCTAGAAAAGGAAATTGTCGAAGGCTTTACCTTTGACCGCGGTTTTGTCAGTCCGTACATGGTAACTGACACGGCCCGAATGGAAGCTGTCTACGACAAACCGGCGATTGTCATTACGGACAAGAAAATCTCCAACGTTCAGGAATTCCTGCCGCTGCTCGAGAAGCTGGCACAGGCTGGCAAAAAAGATTTGGTCTTGATTGCTGAAGACGTCGAAGGGGAAGCACTTGGTACGCTGGTACTCAACCGTTTGAAAGGCGTCTTTAATACAGTGGCTATCAAGGCGCCGTCCTTTGGTGACCGCCGCAAAGACGTGCTAAATGATATCGCTATCCTGACTGGCGCGACTGTCATCAGCGAAGACCAAGGCTATACATTCGAAAACGCTGAACTTGATATGGTGGGAACTGCCCGGCGCGTTATTGTTGCTAAGGATGAAACGACCATTATCGAAGGCGGTGGCACCGTAACCGAGCTCGATGCACGGATCAAGCAGATCAACGCGCAGGCTGATGCTGCCAGCAGTGAATACGACAAAGAAAACCTCGAGAAGCGCCGGGCTGCCCTCAGTGGTAAGGTTGCGGTTATCAAAGTCGGTGGTGCGACAGAAACCGAAATCGAAGAAAAGAAATTCCGGGTTGATGACGCTGTCCACGCCGTAAAAGCTGCTTTGGCCGAAGGCATAGTGTCGGGTGGTGGCGTCACGCTCATTAACGTTTCAAGTAAATTAGATAAGGTAGAGCTATCAAATAAAGGTATTGCGAGTGGTGATCTCTCATATTCCGCTGGATTTTACCTCCTCAAGAATGCGCTTGAGCAGCCATTCCGTATCTTGATGACCAACTCTGGCCTCAATGCCGACGAATGGCTACCTCAGGTTCGCAAAGCCAAGGCAGGGCAGGGCGTCAACGTCAATGATCCAAGCAAGCTGGTAGATCTGAAGGCTGCTGGTATTATTGATCCAGCCCGAGTGACCAAAGAAGCTGTGCAAAATGCAGTTTCCATTGCCGGCACGGCTATGACGATGGGCGCATTAGTTGTTGATGTTCCTGAGAAATCAGCCGGCGGTGCCGGGGGTGGCCTCGACGCCATGGGCGGCATGGGCGGCATGATGTAA
- the tatC gene encoding twin-arginine translocase subunit TatC codes for MPKKTLKTKSVRKPLPKTEQKLTFLAHILELRRRLIYVALSVAVFSTAAYGVQQQIVGFLLRPSRGQDLIYTTPGGGLDFLIKVCMYTGIVCSLPVIVYQILKYIEPLIGDNEVRFALKGSIISACLAMCGMAFGYFAGLPATMHFLFNQFTTDQIHPLITIQSYMSFVTIYMFGAALLFQVPLILVCINRIKPLTPKGLFGKERWMILIAFVLAFIMNPTPNVVDQLMLAGPMILSYQIGIGLIAYVNRPKLSRRASTLLEQDKVARAEREARLRDFQTTWREAEDTAMAPLESTVRAVSSSIKTELDAIRTMSGSLSPAAQLQAVAASSSSLPENNVLHSSNTRSVDGVRRPPQRSK; via the coding sequence ATGCCAAAAAAGACGTTAAAGACGAAAAGCGTACGGAAGCCTCTTCCTAAGACCGAGCAGAAACTCACCTTTCTGGCGCACATTTTGGAACTACGACGGCGGCTGATCTATGTCGCGCTTTCTGTAGCTGTATTTTCCACTGCTGCCTACGGTGTGCAACAGCAGATCGTAGGGTTTCTACTGCGTCCGTCCCGAGGCCAGGATCTTATCTATACGACACCGGGTGGCGGCCTCGATTTCCTGATTAAAGTCTGCATGTACACCGGTATTGTCTGCAGCTTGCCGGTTATTGTCTATCAGATATTGAAATATATTGAACCTTTAATCGGCGATAATGAAGTTCGATTTGCCCTAAAAGGCAGTATCATATCGGCCTGTCTAGCCATGTGTGGCATGGCATTTGGCTATTTTGCAGGCCTGCCGGCAACAATGCATTTCCTTTTTAATCAATTCACAACGGATCAAATCCATCCCCTCATTACTATTCAGTCATACATGTCCTTTGTGACGATATATATGTTCGGGGCTGCCCTGCTGTTTCAGGTTCCGTTAATACTAGTCTGTATCAATCGCATCAAGCCTCTCACGCCGAAGGGATTATTTGGCAAGGAACGCTGGATGATTCTCATCGCGTTTGTGCTGGCATTCATCATGAACCCGACGCCGAATGTCGTTGACCAGCTGATGCTTGCCGGTCCGATGATTCTGTCATACCAAATCGGTATTGGCCTAATCGCGTATGTTAACCGCCCAAAACTATCACGCCGTGCCAGTACGCTGCTGGAACAGGACAAAGTGGCACGTGCCGAGCGCGAAGCACGCTTACGCGATTTCCAGACAACCTGGCGCGAAGCCGAAGACACTGCCATGGCCCCGTTAGAGTCTACAGTCCGGGCTGTTTCATCCTCAATAAAGACAGAGCTTGACGCAATTCGGACTATGTCAGGCTCTCTGTCGCCAGCCGCACAGCTACAAGCAGTTGCCGCGTCAAGCAGCTCATTGCCAGAAAATAACGTATTACACTCAAGCAATACTCGCTCCGTCGATGGCGTTAGGCGACCACCACAACGAAGCAAGTAA
- the tatA gene encoding twin-arginine translocase TatA/TatE family subunit: protein MVTQFAILDLGTPQLLILLAIVLLLFGSKKLPELSRSLGESVHELRKGLNEDHAKKDVKDEKRTEASS, encoded by the coding sequence ATGGTAACACAATTTGCTATCCTCGATCTTGGTACTCCACAACTGCTCATACTTCTTGCAATCGTTTTACTGCTCTTTGGAAGCAAAAAACTGCCCGAATTATCACGAAGCCTCGGCGAGTCAGTGCACGAGCTGCGTAAAGGACTGAACGAAGATCATGCCAAAAAAGACGTTAAAGACGAAAAGCGTACGGAAGCCTCTTCCTAA
- a CDS encoding bifunctional phosphoglucose/phosphomannose isomerase yields the protein MLDDLKMIHDRDKDDALGVAEKQWQQLQHVFDVDVPQFDGIQNVILAGMGGSAFPGVFVRSWPGTSVPFEIVRDYDIPAYVDEHTLFISSSYSGNTEETLSALQAAEARNACIVVIAAGGKLAEYAREKSYPLFTVPGGIQPRMSSFFFLAAMIQLLEPLGIVPQGSGAEMAKTGDWLKEQTAGWRPDVATGNNAAKQLAQELMGKSIVVYSGPKLFPAANKWKICTNENAKNVAWVNQYPEFNHNEFIGWYSHPTDKPYAVIEIRSNLEHERIQKRFVVSERLLSGLRPAPHVVVPEGQTLLQQLVWTSNFSDFTSLYLALLNGLNPTPVDLVEKLKVELNA from the coding sequence ATGCTCGATGACCTCAAAATGATTCATGACCGCGATAAAGATGATGCGCTCGGTGTCGCAGAAAAGCAGTGGCAACAACTCCAGCATGTCTTCGATGTTGATGTTCCGCAGTTCGATGGCATTCAAAATGTCATCCTGGCGGGTATGGGCGGGTCGGCCTTCCCGGGAGTGTTCGTTCGCTCATGGCCCGGTACGAGTGTGCCGTTTGAAATTGTCCGGGATTACGACATACCAGCATATGTCGACGAACACACACTGTTTATATCATCCAGCTACTCTGGTAATACCGAAGAAACGCTGTCAGCCCTGCAGGCAGCCGAAGCCCGAAATGCTTGCATCGTTGTCATCGCGGCAGGCGGTAAACTGGCTGAATACGCACGGGAAAAGTCCTATCCGCTATTTACTGTACCGGGAGGAATCCAGCCGCGTATGTCATCGTTCTTCTTCTTGGCAGCAATGATCCAGTTACTCGAACCACTTGGTATTGTTCCGCAGGGAAGCGGTGCCGAAATGGCAAAGACTGGCGACTGGCTCAAAGAACAGACAGCTGGCTGGCGCCCGGACGTCGCAACCGGTAATAACGCCGCCAAGCAGCTCGCGCAGGAACTAATGGGCAAATCAATCGTGGTATACAGCGGCCCCAAGCTATTCCCAGCTGCCAACAAATGGAAAATCTGCACCAACGAAAACGCCAAAAACGTGGCCTGGGTCAACCAATATCCAGAATTCAATCACAACGAATTCATAGGCTGGTACAGTCACCCAACAGATAAGCCGTACGCAGTTATTGAAATCCGGTCCAATTTGGAACATGAGCGTATCCAGAAGCGGTTCGTTGTCAGCGAGCGGTTACTGTCAGGCCTGCGTCCCGCGCCGCATGTTGTTGTTCCAGAGGGGCAGACATTGCTGCAACAACTCGTCTGGACGTCTAACTTTAGTGATTTTACCAGTTTGTATCTGGCGCTGCTCAATGGGCTCAATCCGACGCCAGTAGACCTCGTTGAGAAGCTCAAGGTCGAACTGAACGCATAA
- a CDS encoding DUF1361 domain-containing protein — translation MVEVKRRWPELSGTLLLASCASLGLFAAGVIRNNNYGYSYMVWNLFLAWLPLLLMVWLVRILRDKRWSSWQGIAVSVAWLGFLPNSFYMITDYIHLQDTPRVDVLFDAVMLTSFVCTGLVLGYMSLYMFHVELRRRVPARSAARLIAFIIFLCSFAIYLGRDLRWNTWDLFVNPAGILFDVSDRLINPRAHPQMFVTILSFFLLLSVLYLLVWNVIHTLRPLPRR, via the coding sequence ATGGTAGAGGTAAAACGCCGGTGGCCCGAGTTGAGCGGCACATTACTGCTTGCATCCTGCGCCAGTCTCGGGCTGTTTGCTGCTGGGGTTATTCGAAATAACAACTACGGTTACAGCTATATGGTTTGGAATCTTTTCCTGGCCTGGCTGCCGCTGCTGCTCATGGTGTGGCTGGTTCGGATTTTGCGGGACAAACGCTGGTCGAGCTGGCAGGGAATTGCCGTTAGCGTTGCCTGGCTTGGGTTTTTGCCCAATAGTTTTTATATGATTACAGACTATATCCATCTGCAGGATACGCCGCGTGTCGACGTCCTGTTTGATGCTGTTATGCTGACCTCGTTTGTCTGTACCGGCCTGGTACTGGGCTACATGAGCCTCTATATGTTTCACGTTGAGCTGCGCAGGCGCGTGCCAGCGCGGAGTGCCGCCAGATTAATCGCGTTTATCATATTTCTGTGCAGTTTCGCGATTTACCTCGGGCGGGATTTACGCTGGAACACCTGGGACTTATTCGTGAACCCGGCGGGTATCTTGTTCGACGTATCCGACCGGCTGATAAACCCGCGGGCCCACCCGCAGATGTTCGTCACGATTTTGTCATTTTTCCTGCTGCTCAGCGTGCTCTACCTGCTCGTCTGGAACGTCATTCATACACTGCGCCCGCTGCCACGGCGCTAA
- the argS gene encoding arginine--tRNA ligase, producing the protein MKQTIEQAVQAACAELFDITIDAELTRPEEKFGDYATNVALRMSKQLGRSPRELAEQLATKLRQTLGEAVTDVSIAGPGFLNVTLSDAALQDSVAARSVSRTTADHSVVIETNNPNPFKAMHIGHAFNAIVADAIANLIDAGGVAVWRVSYHGDVGAHVGKSMYSLLSYVGDDIQRLLDIPETERNSFMSKMYAEGAQAYKQDEQAQADIDRLAQQSFVLDDPVYKQVYETCKQWSFDQIDHIVEQLGNKPIVRRYLESEADALGVQTVREHVPDVFQESNGALIFQGSNYGTFDNVFVSRSGRGLYGARDIGLMQLKHRDYPAASKSYIVTAEEQRDYFKGVIKAAELCLPELDGFTVNISTGTVKLSTGKMSSRTGDVIEIGWLFDKISEAVLARGGEAASDVVAGALRYQFLKVRVGSDVTFDIAEAVSLQGNSGPYLQYAHARARSILAKAASEGAGEAVSTGDGNQPDHTDTLPADGFEPGERSLLRKISEYPEVVDKAVADLMPHYICTYLYELAQTFNSFYEHNRVIGDPRQAVRLQLAERYADTLRDGLTLLGITAPERM; encoded by the coding sequence ATGAAACAAACTATCGAACAAGCCGTCCAGGCCGCCTGCGCTGAGCTGTTTGACATCACGATTGACGCCGAACTAACCCGTCCCGAAGAAAAATTTGGCGACTATGCGACCAATGTCGCACTACGCATGTCCAAACAGCTTGGCCGCAGCCCACGCGAGCTAGCCGAACAGCTGGCAACCAAATTGCGTCAAACGCTCGGTGAAGCAGTCACCGATGTATCAATCGCCGGACCCGGCTTTCTAAATGTGACATTATCGGACGCAGCGCTCCAGGACAGCGTAGCGGCTCGTTCGGTTAGCCGCACGACTGCCGACCATTCAGTTGTTATCGAAACCAACAATCCCAACCCTTTTAAGGCTATGCATATTGGTCATGCATTTAATGCCATTGTGGCTGACGCTATCGCCAACCTGATTGATGCTGGCGGCGTTGCGGTGTGGCGGGTTAGCTATCATGGTGATGTTGGCGCTCATGTCGGCAAAAGTATGTACTCGCTGCTGAGTTACGTCGGCGACGATATCCAGCGGCTGCTAGATATTCCAGAAACTGAACGTAATAGTTTTATGTCGAAAATGTATGCCGAAGGGGCTCAGGCTTACAAACAGGATGAGCAGGCTCAGGCCGACATAGACAGGCTGGCACAACAGTCGTTTGTTCTAGACGATCCGGTCTATAAGCAAGTTTATGAGACATGTAAGCAATGGAGCTTCGACCAGATAGATCATATTGTCGAGCAGCTTGGCAACAAGCCTATCGTGCGCCGCTATTTAGAAAGCGAAGCCGATGCGCTCGGCGTTCAAACGGTCAGAGAACATGTACCCGATGTCTTCCAAGAAAGTAATGGAGCGTTAATTTTCCAAGGCAGCAACTATGGGACATTTGACAATGTTTTTGTCAGCCGCAGCGGCCGGGGTCTGTACGGTGCCCGCGATATTGGCCTCATGCAGCTCAAACACCGCGATTACCCAGCTGCCAGCAAAAGCTACATCGTGACCGCAGAAGAGCAACGAGACTACTTTAAAGGAGTTATTAAGGCCGCCGAGCTTTGCTTGCCTGAGCTGGATGGCTTTACGGTCAACATCTCGACAGGTACGGTCAAACTTAGTACCGGTAAGATGAGCTCCCGAACTGGCGATGTGATTGAGATCGGCTGGCTTTTCGACAAGATTAGCGAGGCTGTACTAGCACGGGGCGGCGAAGCCGCAAGCGATGTTGTGGCAGGAGCACTACGGTATCAATTCCTAAAAGTCCGTGTCGGCAGCGACGTTACATTTGATATTGCAGAAGCTGTCAGTCTGCAGGGTAATAGCGGCCCCTATCTGCAGTACGCTCATGCCCGGGCACGTAGTATACTCGCCAAAGCTGCGTCCGAAGGCGCAGGCGAGGCGGTAAGTACCGGCGATGGCAATCAGCCTGATCATACGGACACTCTACCGGCCGACGGCTTTGAACCTGGCGAGCGCAGTTTGCTGCGCAAAATCAGCGAGTACCCCGAAGTCGTCGACAAGGCTGTTGCTGATCTGATGCCGCATTACATCTGTACTTATCTCTATGAACTAGCCCAGACCTTCAATTCGTTCTACGAGCACAACCGCGTTATCGGGGATCCTCGCCAAGCGGTCCGATTGCAGCTGGCAGAGCGCTATGCAGATACACTCCGTGATGGCCTGACTCTGCTCGGCATTACCGCGCCCGAACGAATGTAG
- a CDS encoding MscL family protein produces MPKQKDQSNLKQPKPAAVDPKTLRVETKSKVAKSKARRKSSVDVLLETDDVVKAQFSGFVNFIREHAIVGVAVGFVVGQQAQGIIKQLTTSFIDPAFKLFFGQSLSGLSFTLHLGANNAKFMWGALVYVLLNLLFVLATIYALIKIFQLDKLDKKKED; encoded by the coding sequence ATGCCAAAACAAAAAGATCAGTCAAATCTCAAACAGCCGAAACCAGCTGCTGTCGACCCAAAAACTCTGCGCGTTGAAACTAAATCAAAGGTTGCAAAGAGCAAAGCTCGTCGTAAGTCGTCGGTCGACGTTCTGCTCGAGACTGATGATGTCGTCAAAGCTCAGTTTAGCGGTTTCGTCAACTTTATCCGCGAACACGCCATCGTCGGTGTGGCGGTTGGTTTCGTCGTCGGTCAGCAGGCGCAGGGGATCATCAAGCAGCTTACCACCAGCTTTATCGATCCGGCTTTCAAATTGTTCTTTGGTCAAAGTTTAAGCGGTTTATCATTCACACTGCACCTCGGAGCTAACAACGCTAAATTTATGTGGGGTGCCCTGGTCTATGTCCTCTTAAACCTACTCTTCGTATTAGCGACGATCTATGCGCTTATCAAAATTTTCCAGCTAGACAAACTCGACAAAAAGAAAGAAGATTAA
- the msrB gene encoding peptide-methionine (R)-S-oxide reductase MsrB translates to MQDVSDDEWKQKLTPEQYAVLRQKGTETPGSGALLHNDETGDYTCAACGSVVFRSDTKYESTMPGLIGWPSFSDMASDGAVQLVPDDSLGMSRTEAICANCGGHLGHLFDDPTSPNGQHYCINSVSLDFKKADEK, encoded by the coding sequence ATGCAAGATGTATCTGATGACGAATGGAAGCAGAAACTAACCCCCGAGCAGTACGCCGTGTTGCGCCAAAAGGGGACTGAGACGCCGGGTAGTGGCGCGCTGCTGCACAATGACGAAACCGGTGATTATACCTGTGCTGCCTGCGGCAGCGTCGTGTTCCGAAGTGATACAAAATACGAATCGACCATGCCGGGCTTGATTGGCTGGCCGAGTTTCTCGGACATGGCGAGCGATGGTGCCGTACAGCTCGTCCCGGATGACAGCCTCGGCATGAGCCGGACAGAAGCGATCTGCGCCAACTGCGGCGGCCACCTCGGGCATCTGTTCGACGACCCGACCTCGCCGAACGGCCAGCATTATTGCATCAATTCTGTTTCGCTGGATTTCAAAAAGGCTGACGAAAAGTAG
- a CDS encoding helix-turn-helix domain-containing protein has protein sequence MTTHGIFVATSLPPIEPRVGCIAGAMEIIGNKWTALILRDLATGSKRFGELEKSLRGSRGATAISPRTLSQRLDDLESHNIITKQNYSDVPPRCEYALTDKGQDLIPILQQMAVWGSKYYREPDSSIDC, from the coding sequence ATGACTACTCACGGAATTTTCGTAGCAACATCATTGCCTCCTATAGAGCCTCGAGTCGGCTGCATTGCCGGCGCCATGGAAATTATTGGCAATAAATGGACGGCGCTGATTCTGCGCGATTTGGCTACCGGTTCGAAGCGGTTTGGAGAACTCGAAAAATCACTGCGCGGCAGCCGCGGTGCAACGGCAATCAGCCCGCGTACCTTGTCGCAGCGCCTTGACGACTTGGAATCACACAACATCATAACGAAGCAAAATTACAGTGACGTTCCACCGCGCTGCGAATATGCGCTGACCGACAAGGGCCAGGATCTTATCCCTATTCTGCAGCAAATGGCTGTCTGGGGCAGCAAGTACTACAGGGAGCCAGATTCGTCCATAGATTGCTAG